A part of Desulfurobacterium atlanticum genomic DNA contains:
- a CDS encoding EAL domain-containing protein: protein MTEEKLKVWEKLKKPVLVVKPDREIIYSNEAFREIFNTENPSNGTCSQIIFGKLECEDDSINCPLTILQPENRYSCTILKTINEKDYLIECFKEREGVVFIFTDVTEIVKEFGKQKVEDIKRFSDALIKEVENNEKTFLTLISIGNYDELVKIYGIETAIVMFGKLEAKVKELLVNMNLTHGSECLSVTNGSLVILFKNGFSIGEIIEIEEKIMSMLSDFEIEAADENILLTTILVTLQLKKEEFSTTSDLISSMLLTKSKLSLVNEKKASLETIAELEKFIQEKRKKLKLILESLREDKIDVYFQPIVDLRTGKINHFEVLMRVIQDDKVISAGYFIDELYENNLSIECDLKVLQKLLTYREILAQLKCPININISHRSLGSALYRDAFSKTVQFLQNAGIKVNVEITEQVLFDNFKILEIASRDLDFLIYIDDFGSGYSSFRLVAELVKRGMLAGIKIDGSLIKNIENDENLKKVVSLISFMTEVFNIDIIAEYIENDRVVELLKSFKVKEGQGYYFSKPVSIREIENVVRRFS from the coding sequence ATGACAGAAGAAAAATTAAAGGTCTGGGAAAAACTAAAAAAACCTGTCCTTGTAGTAAAACCAGATAGAGAAATCATCTATTCAAATGAAGCTTTCAGAGAAATTTTCAATACTGAAAATCCATCAAATGGAACCTGCAGTCAGATAATATTTGGAAAACTTGAGTGTGAAGATGATTCCATTAACTGTCCTTTAACAATCCTTCAACCTGAAAACAGGTATTCGTGCACCATCTTAAAAACCATAAATGAGAAAGATTATTTAATAGAATGCTTTAAGGAAAGAGAAGGAGTAGTTTTTATATTCACAGACGTTACAGAAATAGTCAAAGAGTTCGGAAAACAAAAAGTTGAAGATATCAAAAGATTTTCTGACGCTCTTATAAAAGAAGTGGAAAATAATGAAAAAACATTTTTAACCTTAATATCCATAGGAAACTACGATGAGCTTGTAAAAATTTACGGGATTGAAACAGCAATTGTAATGTTTGGAAAACTTGAAGCTAAAGTGAAAGAATTGCTTGTAAACATGAATTTAACCCATGGTAGTGAATGTTTATCTGTTACAAACGGTTCTCTTGTTATTCTTTTCAAAAATGGCTTCTCAATCGGAGAAATTATAGAGATTGAAGAAAAAATTATGTCCATGCTTTCAGATTTTGAGATTGAAGCTGCCGATGAAAATATACTTTTAACAACAATCCTTGTAACACTTCAGCTAAAAAAGGAAGAATTCAGCACAACTTCTGACCTTATCTCCTCCATGTTACTAACAAAATCAAAACTGTCTCTTGTAAATGAGAAGAAAGCAAGTCTTGAAACCATTGCTGAACTTGAGAAATTCATACAGGAAAAGCGAAAAAAGCTGAAACTTATTCTGGAAAGTCTGAGAGAAGATAAAATAGATGTTTATTTCCAGCCGATAGTTGACCTTAGAACTGGAAAGATAAACCATTTTGAAGTGCTTATGAGAGTAATACAGGATGATAAAGTAATATCAGCCGGTTACTTTATAGACGAACTTTATGAAAACAATTTAAGTATAGAGTGCGATTTAAAAGTGCTTCAAAAGCTTCTAACATACAGAGAAATACTTGCTCAGTTAAAGTGCCCGATAAACATAAACATTTCCCACAGATCTCTCGGTTCAGCACTTTACAGAGATGCTTTCTCAAAAACCGTTCAGTTTCTTCAAAATGCTGGCATAAAAGTAAATGTTGAAATAACTGAGCAGGTCCTTTTTGACAACTTTAAAATCCTTGAAATAGCAAGTAGAGACCTTGACTTTCTTATTTATATAGACGATTTTGGAAGTGGCTACTCTTCATTCCGTCTTGTAGCTGAACTTGTGAAAAGAGGTATGCTTGCAGGAATAAAAATAGACGGTTCCTTAATAAAAAATATAGAAAATGATGAAAACCTAAAAAAAGTAGTTTCCCTTATCTCTTTTATGACCGAAGTTTTTAATATAGATATAATAGCAGAGTATATAGAAAACGATAGAGTTGTAGAACTCCTTAAAAGTTTTAAGGTAAAGGAAGGGCAGGGATATTACTTTTCAAAACCTGTATCTATAAGGGAGATAGAAAACGTTGTAAGAAGATTTTCATAA
- a CDS encoding alpha/beta fold hydrolase has product MFTIHGWSFDKSVWRNTEFEKFHHFELPGHGESPFKETDLEKLAFEMGEVVSGGTVVGWSIGATVALLLAFYFPAKIERLVLFSPTPSFCKVSQNPIVCKNFLRKLRRDYERTVKWFRKECRFDGDVPLPEKEKAITLLESFMKLDISDILPKINVPVSIYVGQKDKITTLQGAFQVFRYLPKATLKVYPGKEHYIFGGI; this is encoded by the coding sequence ATGTTTACTATTCATGGCTGGTCTTTTGATAAAAGTGTATGGAGAAATACAGAGTTTGAGAAATTTCACCATTTTGAACTTCCAGGTCACGGGGAATCTCCGTTTAAAGAGACCGATTTAGAGAAACTTGCTTTTGAAATGGGTGAAGTGGTTTCCGGTGGGACTGTTGTAGGATGGTCTATTGGTGCAACGGTAGCTTTGCTTTTAGCGTTCTATTTTCCTGCAAAGATTGAGAGACTTGTCCTTTTTTCTCCTACTCCATCTTTTTGTAAGGTTTCTCAAAATCCAATTGTTTGTAAAAATTTTTTAAGAAAACTGAGAAGGGATTATGAGAGAACTGTTAAGTGGTTTAGAAAGGAGTGCAGGTTTGATGGAGATGTTCCACTTCCTGAGAAAGAAAAAGCTATAACACTCCTTGAAAGTTTCATGAAACTTGATATTTCTGATATTCTTCCTAAGATAAACGTTCCCGTTTCAATTTATGTTGGTCAGAAGGATAAAATTACAACTTTACAGGGAGCGTTCCAGGTGTTTAGGTATCTTCCAAAAGCCACTTTGAAGGTTTATCCTGGAAAAGAGCATTATATTTTTGGTGGTATTTAA
- the recO gene encoding DNA repair protein RecO, protein METEGIVLKRKILSEKLSHLTVFTLKLGKINILYKPSLKEFPLAAEPFSISIFKLKIFEEKAEAENIKLIKHHFPENFSKFKYLSLLSTYLDKAVLAPNKKIYQLTKFYFSIDEKYLLAATMFLVKFSYFEGIFPVLKQCVSCGSSKIVAFSLEKGGTVCKMCKKTDDIIWDRRLSYQAELLLKKPFKAFPVKDTGKLKKIKTVFENHLFYRVEDEKTIRR, encoded by the coding sequence ATGGAAACTGAAGGAATTGTTCTAAAAAGAAAGATTTTGTCAGAAAAGCTTTCTCATTTAACAGTTTTCACTTTAAAACTTGGGAAAATCAACATTCTTTATAAGCCGTCTTTAAAAGAGTTTCCTCTTGCCGCTGAACCTTTTTCCATATCTATCTTCAAACTAAAGATTTTTGAAGAGAAAGCAGAAGCAGAAAATATAAAACTTATAAAACACCACTTTCCAGAAAATTTTAGTAAATTTAAATACCTTTCTCTATTATCTACTTATCTTGACAAAGCGGTGCTTGCTCCAAACAAAAAAATCTACCAGCTAACAAAATTTTATTTCAGTATAGATGAAAAATATCTTCTTGCTGCTACAATGTTTCTTGTAAAATTCTCATACTTTGAAGGAATTTTTCCTGTTTTAAAACAGTGCGTTTCCTGCGGTTCTTCCAAAATTGTCGCTTTCTCTTTAGAGAAAGGGGGAACTGTTTGTAAAATGTGTAAAAAAACTGATGATATAATCTGGGATAGAAGGTTAAGTTATCAGGCAGAACTGCTGCTTAAAAAACCGTTTAAAGCCTTTCCTGTAAAAGATACAGGTAAACTTAAAAAGATAAAAACAGTTTTTGAAAATCATCTATTTTACCGGGTGGAAGATGAAAAAACTATCAGAAGATAA